The Clostridium sporogenes genome contains a region encoding:
- the larE gene encoding ATP-dependent sacrificial sulfur transferase LarE encodes MNINDKYNNLINYLKDLKSVAVAFSGGVDSTLLLKAAKEALGDNAISITIVSSYIPKWEIKEAKELVDKIGIKSYFVEVPMLEEIRFNPEDRCYICKKSVFNKIKYLAREKGIKYIVDGTNADDTKDYRPGMRALKELEVKSPLLENAINKDEIRILSKELQLDTWDKPAYACLLSRIPYNQEIKKEDLVRIEKAEVYMMKLGFRAVRVRSHGNLARIEVPQKERMKLFNERILDKVSKELKDLGFKYVTVDIEGYKMGSLNAEINMK; translated from the coding sequence ATGAACATAAATGACAAGTATAATAATCTTATTAACTATCTAAAAGATTTAAAGAGTGTAGCAGTAGCTTTTTCTGGTGGAGTGGATAGTACATTATTATTGAAAGCAGCAAAAGAAGCTTTAGGAGATAATGCTATTTCTATTACTATAGTATCATCTTATATACCAAAGTGGGAAATAAAAGAAGCTAAAGAATTAGTAGATAAGATAGGAATAAAATCATATTTTGTAGAAGTGCCAATGCTTGAAGAAATAAGATTTAATCCAGAAGATAGGTGTTATATATGTAAAAAAAGTGTATTTAATAAAATAAAATATTTAGCAAGAGAAAAAGGAATTAAATATATAGTAGATGGAACCAATGCAGATGATACTAAAGACTATAGGCCAGGAATGAGAGCTTTAAAGGAATTAGAAGTAAAAAGCCCTCTTTTAGAAAATGCTATTAATAAAGATGAAATAAGAATTTTGTCTAAAGAGTTACAACTAGACACTTGGGATAAACCTGCTTATGCATGCCTTTTATCTAGAATCCCTTATAATCAAGAAATAAAAAAAGAAGATCTAGTTAGAATAGAAAAAGCAGAAGTATATATGATGAAACTAGGATTTAGAGCAGTAAGAGTAAGAAGTCATGGGAATTTAGCTAGAATAGAAGTCCCTCAAAAGGAAAGAATGAAGTTGTTTAATGAGAGGATTTTAGATAAAGTATCAAAAGAACTTAAAGACTTGGGATTTAAATATGTTACTGTAGATATAGAAGGATATAAAATGGGAAGTTTAAATGCTGAAATAAATATGAAATAG